A section of the Mastomys coucha isolate ucsf_1 unplaced genomic scaffold, UCSF_Mcou_1 pScaffold15, whole genome shotgun sequence genome encodes:
- the LOC116092091 gene encoding olfactory receptor 8K3-like — protein MENQNHTVVTEFILMGITDQPELQPSLFVLFLLIYVISLVGNLGMIILTMVDSRLQTPMYFFLRHLATADLGYSTAVGPKMLTNFIVDQNRISFNLCATQLAFFLLFIACELFILSAMSYDRYVAICKPLFYMVIMSKKLCWMLVIIPYLYCTVVALLITIKIFNLSFCGSNVITHFYCDSLPLLSLVCSNTQEIEVIMLFLSAFNLISSLLLVLVSYLLILIAILRMNSAEGRRKAFSTCGSHLTVVTVFYGTLIFMYMQPKSSHSFDTDKLASVFYTLIIPMLNPLIYSLRNKDVKDALHRTGKKLYSVCF, from the coding sequence ATGGAGAACCAAAACCACACAGTGGTAACTGAATTCATCTTGATGGGCATCACTGACCAACCTGAGCTGCAGCcctcattgtttgttttgtttctcctcaTCTATGTGATATCACTGGTGGGTAACTTGGGCATGATCATCCTTACCATGGTGGACTCCAGGCTGCAAACacccatgtacttttttctcaGACACCTCGCTACTGCAGACCTAGGTTATTCAACAGCTGTGGGACccaaaatgttaacaaattttaTTGTTGATCAAAATAGAATATCCTTTAACCTTTGTGCTACACAGTTAGCCTTCTTTCTCCTGTTCATTGCTTGTGAACTTTTTATTCTGTCTGCAATGTcttatgaccgctatgtggccatctgtaagCCTCTGTTCTATATGGTAATCATGTCAAAAAAACTATGCTGGATGCTCGTAATTATCCCTTATCTTTACTGTACAGTTGTGGCTCTTCTAATCACAATTAagatttttaatttgtctttctgtggctcCAATGTCATTACTCATTTCTACTGTGACAGTCTTCCTTTGTTATCTTTGGTCTGCTCGAATACTCAAGAAATTGAAGTGATAATGTTGTTCCTATCAGCTTTTAATTTGATTTCCTCTCTTCTACTCGTTCTTGTGTCCTACCTGCTCATCCTCATAGCCATTCTCAGGATGAACTCTGCTGAGGGCAGGCGCAAGGCTTTCTCCACCTGTGGGTCCCACCTGACAGTGGTTACTGTCTTCTATGGgactttaatatttatgtatatgcagcCCAAATCCAGTCATTCCTTTGATACTGACAAATTAGCTTCGGTCTTTTACACCCTGATTATTCCCATGTTGAATCCTTTGATCTACAGTTTGAGAAATAAAGATGTAAAAGATGCCCTTCATAGGACAGGAAAAAAACTATACAGTGTTTGCTTTTGA
- the LOC116092090 gene encoding olfactory receptor 8K3-like encodes MEKHNFTMVTEFILMGITSRLELQAPLFGLFLIIYLISLIGNLGMIILTMVESRLQTPMYFFLRHLATTDLGYTTAVGPKMLQNFLVDENTISFYLCAIQLSFFSMFIACEIYILSAMSYDRYVAICKPLFYMVIMSKKLCWMLVIIPYLYCTVVALLITIKIFSLSFCGSNVITHFYCDTLPLLSLVCSNTQEIEVILLYLSAFNLISSLLLVLVSYLLILTAILRMNSAEGRRKAFSTCGSHLTVVTVFYGTLIFMYMQPKSSHSFDTDKVASIFYTMVIPMLNPLIYSLRNKDVKDALHRTWKKIRTFLLKLT; translated from the coding sequence ATGGAAAAACACAACTTCACAATGGTGACTGAATTCATCCTGATGGGTATCACTAGTCGTCTTGAGCTGCAGGCTCCATTGTTTGGGCTGTTCCTCATCATCTATCTGATCTCTCTGATTGGTAACTTGGGCATGATCATCCTTACCATGGTGGAATCCAGGCTGCAAACacccatgtacttttttctcaGACACCTTGCTACTACAGACCTTGGTTATACAACAGCTGTGGGACCAAAAATGTTACAAAATTTTCTTGTAGATGAAAATACAATATCATTTTATCTATGTGCTATCCAGTTGTCTTTCTTTAGTATGTTCATTGCTTGCGAAATTTATATTCTATCTGCAATGTCTTATGACCGATATGTGGCCATCTGTAAGCCTCTGTTCTATATGGTAATCATGTCAAAAAAACTATGCTGGATGCTCGTAATTATCCCTTATCTTTACTGTACAGTTGTGGCTCTTCTAATCACAATTAAGATTTTTagtttgtctttctgtggctcCAATGTCATCACTCATTTCTACTGTGACACTCTTCCTTTGTTATCTTTGGTCTGCTCAAATACTCAAGAAATTGAAGTGATATTGTTGTACCTATCAGCTTTTAATTtgatttcctctcttcttcttgttcttgtgtcCTACCTGCTCATCCTCACAGCCATTCTCAGGATGAACTCTGCTGAGGGCAGGCGCAAGGCTTTCTCCACCTGTGGGTCCCACCTGACAGTGGTCACTGTCTTCTATGGGAcgttaatatttatgtatatgcagcCCAAATCCAGTCATTCCTTTGATACTGATAAAGTGGCTTCAATATTTTATACCATGGTTATCCCCATGTTGAATCCTTTGATCTACAGCTTGAGGAATAAAGATGTAAAAGATGCTCTCCATAGGACATGGAAAAAAATACggacttttcttttgaaattgaCATAG